In the Thermodesulfobium sp. 4217-1 genome, CCTTGCCACCAGCTTCGTTGATTAAAAGTATCCCAGCCGCCACATCCCAGGGCTTCAACCCATCTTCGTAGAATGCATCAAGTCTGCCGCAAGAAACATAAGCAAGATCTTGTGCAGCAGCCCCAGGTCTCCTTACTCCCCTTACGTTAATTAAAACCTTTTTAAATCTGCTGACTATATCTTCATAATTCTCGTGAATTGAATATGGAAATCCAGTACCTACCAAACACTTTTCTAAGCTATCCTCCTTGCTGACTGAAATTCTTTTTTCATTAAGGAACGCACCCTCGCCCTTAACAGCAAAAAAAAGCTCATTTAATAGAGGGATGTAAATTAGTCCCAGTTTTATATCTCCTTGGTGTAGATATGCAATGGATATAGCAAACCACGGCAACCTATGCACAAAATTGGTTGTGCCATCCAAAGGGTCGATAATCCAGGTAGATTTTAGATTAGAAGTGTTTTCAATATTTTCTTCTGCGATTATCTCGTCATCTGGAAATTCAGATTTTATAATGCTTACAATTTTTTCTTGAGAATTTATATCAGCATCAGTAACCATATCAAGCTTACCCTTAAATCTGGTGTGTATTTCATTTGAATAGTAATATCTTAATATTTCACCTGCTTCCAATGCACATTTTTTAATAACTTCAATTCTTTTTTTCAAATTAATCTCCTGGTAAATAGTTTAGCTATTATTATAAGGCATCTTGAAACAAATGAAATTAGATTAAAAAATATATTGATAAATTATTTTATAAAAAGTCCAAATCAAATAAAAAAGATTAGAGATCCAAAATAATAGAACTATATAATAGAACTCAAGTTATTAATTCTGTTGCTGCAATTCATGTAAGTTTTGGTTGGTTTGCAATGGATGATTTGTATTGATTATCTGGTTATCATTGGTTATGTAGTGATATTCGTATCTGTTATCACCTTTATAGGTAGTGTTAGTCGTTGGATCATAATAATTTGATTCGTTTTTTACGACGACCCTGTCATATTTTTGCCCAATATTATAATACTCTTGGAGTCTTTGCTGCCCACCTTTAAATATCATGTCTGAAATTTGATTGTTTGATTGTGTAACGATATTTTCATATTGAGCGTTCATATTATTTTGTGCAGCTACCCATTGAGGGTTCAATCTATAGCTTTGTGCCATATGGACTATGATGTCAAAAGTTTCTCTGGTCAATTGTGCAGGAGCTACAAATCCAATAAAAGTTTTTACATCCCACAACTCACCAGTTTGATTTCGGACAAGCTCTGTTGCGGAATAAACATAACCATATTCGGGCGTACCATCTAAATAACATGAGAAAGTAGCTTCGCCAGAATCAATAGACGTGTATATGCCATACTGTGCGTATATATTATTCATTGCCTGACTAGCGTTGTTTAAATCATCAGAACTTGTAATCTGAGCGTTAGAACAAAGGTGCGATATTCTATAATATCCCCATTTTGCAGCAAATGCTCTACCGCTCATATATGGCTCAATAAACAAGTTTACTCCAGGACCAGCATAATACCACATTCCAGCATGATACCCACCTCTTGCTAAAAGAGCATTTGGAACTGTAAAAATAGGTATGTTTCTGTCACCATAAAAGATAGTAGTCATTTGGTCGGGTGACTGTACAGTAGTGCCCGATCTAATGTCTATTTCTGAGATCCTCTTCACACCTCCATCTACATTCCATCCATCCGGAATATCCAGACTAAAGGCTTGCTCTACGGGATCTGTGAAAACTACCCAATTGACATAGTTATTACTTTGTTGTTGACCCTCATTTTGTGCAATTTGAATATTTTTTTGGTTTTCGCTTAAGTTGTTTGAAACATTGGTCTTTGCGCCAGCTCCACACCCAGATAGAAAAATAAATAAAACAAAACAAAAAGTTACCCACAAAACCCTCATGGCATCCTCCTTATATTTAATTACAAAATATATAAAAAGGATAATTAAATAACATTATTGACTGGTGTAGTTTTGTTATCAAATAATTTTTACATTAAATCTTATATAAAGCTGACTTGCTCCATCATTACTTAACTAAATTTTATTTAAGGTATACCATATTAGCATGTATTTATCTAAGATGTAAATATAATTTTTTATAAATAGGGAATATTTATATTTATTTATACATAAACATTTATATTATGTAAATAAATTAAGCTTATGTTTAACCATACAGTTTAATAAGAGTAATTCTCGTTAATAAATCGGACAAAATTTTAAAGTGGCCAGGATATTCTATGACGAAATATAGATACATTAAATTTAATAAAATTTTATTTTTAAATAAAATTGATATAGAATATTGTCATGAATTATTTTAACTATATACCCTTTTTAATAGCCTTTATTGGATTTCAAATTTTGGCTGTAGGTTCTATCAGGTCAAAGAACGTATTGACGTTGATTACTATCTATCTTGTTTTGAGCGCATTAAATTTCCTGCCAATGGTAGTTTTTTATATTTTAAACATACAAATTAACTTTATATATTTTATATTTTCTCTATTCGCACTTTCAATAATCGTAACCCAATTTATTGAAAAGACTTCAATAAAGATTATTTTTATATACTTGATATGTCAAATCTTACTTGTCTATCCAGCTTTTTCTTTTTTGTTTTCGCTAATTCTAAAGCATTTCACCATTCATCAATCAGATCAGCTACTTTTTACTTTCTTGGTAGCTCTCTACTCGTCAATGTCGAGTCTATCTGTAAGCCAGCTTATAGGACCGCGCATAGGCAGATTTACAAAAGATGGAAGATCTATGGCGATACCTGGAAATAATATTATCTTTATTTATTTTGGATCATTGATCTTCATACTTTCTACAATAAATTTTTTTCAAGAAAACAATCCAAACTGGATACAGTTTGCTTTTTCAAATTTCTCATTATCCATCATAGCTAGTTCGTTATCCTCTATCTTTATCGCAAAGAAAATAGATCCTTTGATATTAATATCGTCACTTTTTACATTTATGATTTTTACCGTGTCTGGCAGCTTAGTAGAGCCATTCTACTTAGTACTCGCTTTAACATTCTTAATATCGTTTATAAATATATACATTCAAAATAAAATTGAAGTGAAATTTTTATTTGACGATCCTCTTTTCCTTATAGTACCAGTTATAATAAGTCTATCTTCTCTGATAATAGTTTCTAGTATAGTAAATGGCTTTGGAATTTTCTTTATTTTTATCTTATCTTCTGCTTATTTATGGGTATCAAATTTAATTATAATAAAACTGATAAATAAATTTTCAATTCTTAGATATTATCCTAACCAGGAAGAAATTGGTTCAGATTTGTATGAAATAGGTTACGAAGCCTATCCAAAATTATTTAAGGATTTTTAATTTCCTTGGGGATATTTTTTGATTTCAAAATTATTTCAGATAGTTCTCCAATAGATATTCTATTATTCATAGAGTATTCTTGCATTCTTTTATGAACTTCATTCTCACTTAATTTGGTCTGTTCCATTATAAATAGCTTAGCCCTATAAAGAGAATTCTTAGCTTTCAAAGATTCCTCAAGGGAGCTGTTTATTTCTTTTAATTTTTTTGCCTCATTGTATCTTTCATAAGCAAAGAGAATTGCGCTTTTTAGCTCGCCTATTCTATAGGGCTTCAATAAATACGAAAAAGCACCAATTTTTGATGCCCTCTCTATAAAATCCTGATTGTTATAAGCAGTCAAAAAAACAATGGCTCCAAGGTCATCGTTTTTTAACCTCTCAGCTAATCTAAGGCCATCCAAATGAGGCATCATAATATCGATAATGCTAACATCAGGTTTCAATCTTCTTATTTCAGAGAGAGCCTCAGCGCCGTCTTTTGCCTCACCAATGACCTTAAATCCTTCTTTATCTAACTCTTCTTTCATGTCCAATCTAATCAAAAACTCGTCGTCAGCAATAAAAACTTTTATTGGATTTTTATTTTTGGAAGATTGCCTCATCTCGCTTGCCACAGTTCACCTCTTCTGGAATATTTTAAAGAAAGATTATATCAAAATTTTTGTAAAATAATCTCAAATAGTGTACCATTAATAGTCGGCAATCTTTTATAAGAGGCATTCAAACCGTCTACCAGGAGGCTTTTTACAAGGTCGCTGCCATATCCCTTAGAAGATCCTTCAGTTTTAAAATCTCCAAAATCAAGGTAGGTTATTCTAACAAGGTCAGTTTTATTTATTATTGAAATAAATATCTTTGATCTTTCGTCTGCTACAAAGGCATGTTTTATAGAGTTTTGCAGCAATTCTATCAATGCAAGTATTAACAGCAACATTTTTTGATATTCGCCTAAGAGATCTCCATAGATATATAGTCTTTCTTTTCCAGAACTAACTAAAATCTTAAATAAACTTTCTAATAATTCTCTGAGGGAGAGCTCTTCTGATACATTTATCAGCTGTTCGTGCACCCTTGCAAGACATTCAAGCTTTATAGATATATCTTCTATTAATTCCTTATCAGACAATCTTCTTGACTTTATATTGACAATACTTTTGATAATTTGAAGATTATTTTTAATCATATGATGAATTTCCTTCATAGTATTTATCTGTTTTTCTTTTTCTATTTCAAGCTGTAAATTTTTCGAAAGGTCTCTTACAATTACTATGAAATATTTCAAGATATTTTCTTTATACAGTGGGAAGAAAGATAGCTGGGCCATAAAATTTTCATTTTTTAAAGTTTTTGAAAAAATAGTAGGATGCATAAATTTGTTTTTTGAAAAGAACTCTTTCCATGTATCACCCTTAGAGAATTCAGTAGTGTTTGTAGCCTTGGTATAAATAAGTCTCGCATTAGAGGATGCATAAAGCTCATTTGAATTTTCATCTAAAATAATAATTCCATCTTCAATTGAGATAGTGCTTGAAAAAAGATCTTTACACGGATTGGCGTTTAGGGAGCCAAGAATTAAAGTGTTTTTAAAGTCATTAAATTGTTTAAAATTTGGTATGTTTTTAACATTGCACTTAAGCATTATGTATGTATGATGATCTAAATAATAATACTCTTCGAAAAACACGTGCCCTTTCTCTTTGTAGAAAAAGGGCAATTTATAGTCTTTGTTTTGGTTTTTTTTTATAAAATCTAAAAATTTTTTTGATATTGTTGTTTTTTCTTTATTAGATAATACTGACTCAACACTAAAGTTATTTTTTTCTAAAATATTTACCAAAAAAACATCGGCGTTAAATATATGTGATATAAATTTAAATCGCCATTTCTCACCAGAGATCATAAATTAGTAATTTTCTTACCTTTTCCTAACTCCCTATTTATAGGAATCTGGCTTTTACAAAGGGGGCAGTCTTCAGGGT is a window encoding:
- a CDS encoding inositol monophosphatase family protein is translated as MKKRIEVIKKCALEAGEILRYYYSNEIHTRFKGKLDMVTDADINSQEKIVSIIKSEFPDDEIIAEENIENTSNLKSTWIIDPLDGTTNFVHRLPWFAISIAYLHQGDIKLGLIYIPLLNELFFAVKGEGAFLNEKRISVSKEDSLEKCLVGTGFPYSIHENYEDIVSRFKKVLINVRGVRRPGAAAQDLAYVSCGRLDAFYEDGLKPWDVAAGILLINEAGGKVTGYNGEEYQIGKSNQILASNLFLHEKIKELISL
- a CDS encoding response regulator; translation: MASEMRQSSKNKNPIKVFIADDEFLIRLDMKEELDKEGFKVIGEAKDGAEALSEIRRLKPDVSIIDIMMPHLDGLRLAERLKNDDLGAIVFLTAYNNQDFIERASKIGAFSYLLKPYRIGELKSAILFAYERYNEAKKLKEINSSLEESLKAKNSLYRAKLFIMEQTKLSENEVHKRMQEYSMNNRISIGELSEIILKSKNIPKEIKNP
- a CDS encoding histidine kinase dimerization/phosphoacceptor domain -containing protein; its protein translation is MISGEKWRFKFISHIFNADVFLVNILEKNNFSVESVLSNKEKTTISKKFLDFIKKNQNKDYKLPFFYKEKGHVFFEEYYYLDHHTYIMLKCNVKNIPNFKQFNDFKNTLILGSLNANPCKDLFSSTISIEDGIIILDENSNELYASSNARLIYTKATNTTEFSKGDTWKEFFSKNKFMHPTIFSKTLKNENFMAQLSFFPLYKENILKYFIVIVRDLSKNLQLEIEKEKQINTMKEIHHMIKNNLQIIKSIVNIKSRRLSDKELIEDISIKLECLARVHEQLINVSEELSLRELLESLFKILVSSGKERLYIYGDLLGEYQKMLLLILALIELLQNSIKHAFVADERSKIFISIINKTDLVRITYLDFGDFKTEGSSKGYGSDLVKSLLVDGLNASYKRLPTINGTLFEIILQKF